The Bacteroidales bacterium genomic interval TTCATCTTTCTTCAACTGGAAATTCTGAGTTGTACCAGGGTTCAAACCCCCGATTCTTCCCCAATCCAAGCAACGGGATGATTAATATGATTGCAAATGATGAAGATTCTTTCAGGGTAACCATTGTTGATGTATTGGGGAGCATCTCTTTCAATGGTGTATTTTCCGGAAAAAATCAAATTGATCTTTCTACCCTTCACAAAGGCATTTACATGATAAAGTTTGAAGGTACGGATTTTATCAATGTAGATAAACTTATCCTGAAATAGGCGTCAGAGGATCATCCTTCCAATCGCCATTTTCTTTAATTATATGAATGAGCTGCTCAACAGCTTCCTCCTGCGGGATGGACTTTTTGAGCAGCTTTTTCCCTTTAAACAAAGCTACTTTTCCGGCGCCCATTCCTACATAACCATAATCGGCATCGGCCATTTCGCCGGGGCCATTTACAATGCAGCCCATCACAGCTATTTTCAGCCCTTTCAGATGGGCAGTCCGGGATTTGATCGCCTCGAGAGAAGATTGAATGTCATATTGGGTTCGCCCGCAGGAAGGACATGCGATGAATTCCGTTTGGGTAATCCTTGCCCCACATGCCTGTAAAATCTGGAATGAAAGCTCAACCATTTTCTCTCCATCCGGGTATTGATTTGAATCAATCCATAAACCATCGCCAAAACCATCCAAAAAAAGTGTACCGAAATCTATTCCGGCTTCAACAGAAATATCTGTTCCGGTGTACTTTTTTTTCAAAATAACCGGAGAATCTGATCCGGCCTGCCGCTTTCGCCTGAAAAATTCCCGAAACTCAAAAACGCCGGCTGTTTTGTTGGTTTCAAAAATTATAGCATGCTTTTTTTTAAACACTTCTTTTTTAGCTAAATCTTCAATTCCTGAAATCAGAGCAAAACTTTCGGGCAAATTTTTTTCATCAATCAACAAATCAGGTTTTTGACCGGGATATTTACCTGGCCGGTTGATGACTAAGGGGGGCTTTTCGTTTACCCCGGGTAAAGCTTTGTTTGTAATTTCAGGTTGGTAATGGTGGGGTAATTCCAAAAAATGTGTTGTTTTTCCTGACGGATTTCCGTAAAGTTGATGATCAAAATAGCTTATAATTTTTTGAGCCACCGGAACTTCACTCACCGGGTCTTCGGTGAGCGAAACCCTGATCGTATCCCCAATGCCGTCGGCGAGCAGGGCGCCTATTCCAATGGCAGATTTGAGTCTGCCTTCGATACTGTTGCCCGCCTCGGTAACACCCAAATGGATGGGGTAATCCATCTCTTCGGCAATCATCCTTTTTACCAACAGTCTGTTGGCGAAGACCATTGTCCGTACGCTACTGGCCTTCATCGAAAGCACAATCTGGTGAAAATCCAGCTCGCGGCAAATCCTTACAAATTCAAGAGCGGCTTCCACCATGCCTTCAGGTGTGTTTCCATAGCGGGAAACAACCCTCTCTGATAAAGAGCCATGATTTGAGCCTATTCTCAGGGCCGTTCCGTGTTCCTTACAAACCCGGATCAGTGGCTGAATCCTCTCTTTGATTCTTTTGCCTGCTTCAACATAATCAACATCCGTAAAATCAACTTTGCCAGTGTTCCGATCAGTATAATTGCCGGGATTAATCCGTACTTTTTCTACAATTGAAGCCGCAATCAGGGCTGCTTCAGGGCTAAAATGGACATCTGCGATCAAAGGCACCCTGCAGCCCCTACCGGTCAGGACTTTTCTTAGTTCTTTCAGCCCATGAGCCTCACGAACTCCAGGAACAGCCAGTCTGACCATGTCGCATCCTGCATTGGTTAATTGAATTATCTGATCTGCTGTTGAGTTGATGTCATTTGTGTTGGTATTGGTCATCGACTGGATGCACACCTGGTTGTTTCCGCCAATGACAACACTGCCAACTTTAACCTCACGCGTAGGAAACCGAAAATTCATTGTCAGAATTTTTTCAGCAAAATAAACGAAAATTCAATTAGCCTGGCATTTACAGGGCAAGGGATATTATTCTTTTAACCCAACCCACTTCTCTCTATTTCACAAAAAAGCCCACCTCAAGCGGAGGCAGGCTCTAGGCATTGATGATTAAAATCTGTCTTTTAAATCTCTTCAGTTTCCACGATTTTTGCCAAAAGGTCGGCATACGGGATGAAGAGGTATTTGTGTCCTTCGAACTCAAGTTCGGTGCCCGAGTATTTTTTATAAATCACCATGTCTCCGACCACGATTCCGGGGTTTTCAACATTTCCTACTGCAACTACACGGGCCATTTGTGGTTTTTCTTTGGCTGTGTCAGGAATGATGATCCCGCCAGAACTCCTTTGTTCTCCTTTTTCCTGATCAATATCGAGGATCACATTTTGATTTAATGGCTGAAGCTCTTTCATTGTTCTATCTCCTTTAAAATGTTTAGTTTATGTTTAACAATTTATTAATTCTTGTTTTATCAAATCCAATGATGATTTCCCCGTTGATTTCAGTCTGGGGAACACCCTGCTGGCCACTTTTTCTTACTAATTCTTCAGCAAGCGACGGGTCAGCCGAGATATCAATTTCGGTAAACATGATTTTGTGTTTTCTCAAATGTGACTTTAGCGTATTACACCACGAGCAGGTTGGCGTAGTGTAAACTGTTACTGAAGGTTGCTTACTTTCG includes:
- a CDS encoding flavodoxin-dependent (E)-4-hydroxy-3-methylbut-2-enyl-diphosphate synthase; amino-acid sequence: MGIGALLADGIGDTIRVSLTEDPVSEVPVAQKIISYFDHQLYGNPSGKTTHFLELPHHYQPEITNKALPGVNEKPPLVINRPGKYPGQKPDLLIDEKNLPESFALISGIEDLAKKEVFKKKHAIIFETNKTAGVFEFREFFRRKRQAGSDSPVILKKKYTGTDISVEAGIDFGTLFLDGFGDGLWIDSNQYPDGEKMVELSFQILQACGARITQTEFIACPSCGRTQYDIQSSLEAIKSRTAHLKGLKIAVMGCIVNGPGEMADADYGYVGMGAGKVALFKGKKLLKKSIPQEEAVEQLIHIIKENGDWKDDPLTPISG
- a CDS encoding co-chaperone GroES, whose product is MKELQPLNQNVILDIDQEKGEQRSSGGIIIPDTAKEKPQMARVVAVGNVENPGIVVGDMVIYKKYSGTELEFEGHKYLFIPYADLLAKIVETEEI